A stretch of the Chanos chanos chromosome 1, fChaCha1.1, whole genome shotgun sequence genome encodes the following:
- the tmem230b gene encoding transmembrane protein 230b — protein MPARNTVTSGMPSSKVRYSKLANDDNGYIDLQFKKSPPKVPYKAIALAVVLFLIGSLLIIIGALLLAGYFEVTHRDRTVPILIIGILVFLPGFYHLRIAYYASKGYRGYSYDDIPDFDD, from the exons ATGCCTGCCCGAAACACTGTAACAAGTGGTATGCCCAGCAGTAAAGTCAGGTACTCTAAGCTGGCAAATGATGACAACGGTTATATAGACCTCCAG TTCAAGAAGAGCCCACCCAAAGTTCCATACAAGGCTATTGCCTTAGCGGTGGTCCTGTTCTTAATTGGCTCTCTTTTGATCATTATCGGGGCTCTTCTCTTAGCTGGATACTTTGAAGTCACA CACCGCGATCGCACTGTCCCCATCCTAATCATTGGGATTCTGGTCTTCCTCCCTGGATTTTATCACCTGCGAATCGCTTACTACGCCTCCAAGGGTTACCGTGGTTACTCATACGATGACATCCCCGACTTTGACGACTGA